The Paramisgurnus dabryanus chromosome 1, PD_genome_1.1, whole genome shotgun sequence genome includes a window with the following:
- the atp5f1c gene encoding ATP synthase subunit gamma, mitochondrial isoform X1, whose amino-acid sequence MMNTRSFLYYLRLRRPADLTFTEVIMFARTSAAVFLPQCGQVRNMATLKDITLRLKSIKNIQKITKSMKMVAAAKYARAERSLKPARVYGTGAMALYEKAEIKAPEDKNKHLIIGVSSDRGLCGAIHSSVAKAMKSEIAKLSGAGKEVMVVNVGDKLRGLLYRTHGKHILINCKEVGRKPPTFTDASVIATELMDSGYEFDQGTIVFNRYRSVISYRTEEKPLYSMDTLGSSENMSIYDDIDADVLRNYQEFSLVNIIYFGLKESTTSEQSARMTAMDNASKNASDIIDKLTLTFNRTRQAVITKELIEIISGAAAL is encoded by the exons ATGATGAACACTCGTTCTTTCCTGTATTATTTGCGCTTGCGCAGACCGGCTGATCTGACCTTCACTGAAGTGATCATGTTCGCCAGGACCAGCGCGGCGGTGTTCCTCCCACAAtg tGGGCAAGTCAGGAACATGGCAACCTTGAAGGACA TCACCCTTCGGTTGAAGTCCATCAAGAACATTCAGAAGATCACCAAATCCATGAAGATGGTGGCAGCAGCTAAATACGCTAGAGCTGAGAGGTCCCTGAAGCCAGCCCGCGTCTATGGCACTGGTGCTATGG CTCTCTATGAGAAAGCTGAGATCAAGGCTCCAGAAGACAAGAATAAACACCTGATCATCGGCGTGTCATCTGATCGTGGTCTGTGCGGTGCCATCCACAGCAGCGTGGCCAAGGCCATGAAGAGCGAAATCGCCAAGCTCTCTGGTGCCGGCAAAGAAGTTATGGTCGTAAATGTCGGTGACAAACTCCGAGGTCTGCTGTACAG GACCCATGGCAAACACATCCTGATCAACTGTAAGGAGGTGGGCCGCAAACCTCCCACTTTCACTGACGCATCTGTCATCGCCACAGAGCTTATGGATTCTGGCTATGAGTTCGACCAGGGAACCATTGTTTTCAACAGATATAG GTCTGTGATTTCATACAGGACAGAGGAGAAGCCTCTGTATTCTATGGACACCCTTGGAAGCTCAG AGAACATGAGCATCTATGATGACATTGATGCTGATGTGCTGAGGAATTATCAGGAGTTTTCTCTGGTCAACATCATCTACTTTGGGTTGAAAGAATCCACCACCAGTGAGCAGAGTGCCAGGATGACTGCTATGGACAATGCTAGCAAGAATGCTT CTGATATAATTGATAAGCTGACCCTGACTTTCAACCGAACTCGCCAGGCTGTCATTACCAAGGAGCTCATCGAGATCATTTCTGGAGCTGCTGCTCT ATAA
- the atp5f1c gene encoding ATP synthase subunit gamma, mitochondrial isoform X2 gives MMNTRSFLYYLRLRRPADLTFTEVIMFARTSAAVFLPQCGQVRNMATLKDITLRLKSIKNIQKITKSMKMVAAAKYARAERSLKPARVYGTGAMALYEKAEIKAPEDKNKHLIIGVSSDRGLCGAIHSSVAKAMKSEIAKLSGAGKEVMVVNVGDKLRGLLYRTHGKHILINCKEVGRKPPTFTDASVIATELMDSGYEFDQGTIVFNRYRSVISYRTEEKPLYSMDTLGSSENMSIYDDIDADVLRNYQEFSLVNIIYFGLKESTTSEQSARMTAMDNASKNASDIIDKLTLTFNRTRQAVITKELIEIISGAAAL, from the exons ATGATGAACACTCGTTCTTTCCTGTATTATTTGCGCTTGCGCAGACCGGCTGATCTGACCTTCACTGAAGTGATCATGTTCGCCAGGACCAGCGCGGCGGTGTTCCTCCCACAAtg tGGGCAAGTCAGGAACATGGCAACCTTGAAGGACA TCACCCTTCGGTTGAAGTCCATCAAGAACATTCAGAAGATCACCAAATCCATGAAGATGGTGGCAGCAGCTAAATACGCTAGAGCTGAGAGGTCCCTGAAGCCAGCCCGCGTCTATGGCACTGGTGCTATGG CTCTCTATGAGAAAGCTGAGATCAAGGCTCCAGAAGACAAGAATAAACACCTGATCATCGGCGTGTCATCTGATCGTGGTCTGTGCGGTGCCATCCACAGCAGCGTGGCCAAGGCCATGAAGAGCGAAATCGCCAAGCTCTCTGGTGCCGGCAAAGAAGTTATGGTCGTAAATGTCGGTGACAAACTCCGAGGTCTGCTGTACAG GACCCATGGCAAACACATCCTGATCAACTGTAAGGAGGTGGGCCGCAAACCTCCCACTTTCACTGACGCATCTGTCATCGCCACAGAGCTTATGGATTCTGGCTATGAGTTCGACCAGGGAACCATTGTTTTCAACAGATATAG GTCTGTGATTTCATACAGGACAGAGGAGAAGCCTCTGTATTCTATGGACACCCTTGGAAGCTCAG AGAACATGAGCATCTATGATGACATTGATGCTGATGTGCTGAGGAATTATCAGGAGTTTTCTCTGGTCAACATCATCTACTTTGGGTTGAAAGAATCCACCACCAGTGAGCAGAGTGCCAGGATGACTGCTATGGACAATGCTAGCAAGAATGCTT CTGATATAATTGATAAGCTGACCCTGACTTTCAACCGAACTCGCCAGGCTGTCATTACCAAGGAGCTCATCGAGATCATTTCTGGAGCTGCTGCTCTGTAA
- the kin gene encoding DNA/RNA-binding protein KIN17, translated as MGKADFLSPKAIGNRIKAKGLQKLRWYCQMCQKQCRDENGFKCHCMSESHQRQLLLASENPNQFMSHFSDEFKTDFLELLRRRFGTKRVHNNIVYNEYISHREHVHMNSTQWETLTDFTKWLGREGFCKVDETPKGWYIQYIDRDPETIRRQEELERKKKQDLDDEERSAKFIEEQVRRGREGREPEEEPVFTEFKRENEDKKITLSLDVASAGPSKTSVTLGPSTLKVAASAKRKESSQSSESKEKKKKSALDEIIEMEEQKKKSVRSDHWIQPNIVVKVITKRLGEKYYKKKAMIREVQNKYTALVKMLDSGDKLKLDQSHVETVIPAPGKRVLILNGQYKDTEAILDGINEHKFSATLTLDSGRLKGKTVEGIPYEDFSKLA; from the exons ATGGGAAAAGCTGATTTTCTAAGCCCTAAAGCGATCGGGAACCGAATCAAAGCCAAAGGATTGCAGAAACTTCGCTGGTATTGTCAGATGTGTCAGAAACAGTGTCGAGATGAA AATGGATTTAAATGTCACTGCATGTCTGAGTCTCATCAGAGACAGCTGCTGTTAGCGTCAGAGAACCCCAACCAATTCATGAGCCACTTCTCAGA tGAATTCAAAACTGATTTCCTGGAGCTTCTCAGAAGGCGTTTTG GAACCAAACGAGTCCACAATAACATAGTCTACAATGAATATATCAGCCATCGGGAACATGTCCATATGAACTCCACACAATGGGAAACTCTTACTGACTTCACCAAATGGCTTGGGAGAGAAG GTTTCTGTAAAGTGGATGAGACTCCCAAAGGCTGGTACATCCAGTACATTGATCGTGATCCGGAAACTATACGTAGGCAAGAAGAGCTGGAGAGGAAGAAGAAACAGGATTTGGATGATGAAGAACGCAGTGCTAAGTTCATTGAAGAACAAGTTCGCCGTGGCCGGGAAGGCAGAGAGCCTGAG GAGGAACCAGTGTTTACAGAATTTAAGAGGGAGAATGAAGACAAGAAAATTACCTTGAGCTTAGATGTTGCTTCTGCAGGACCTTCTAAAACAag TGTGACTCTGGGTCCTAGCACCCTCAAAGTTGCTGCTTCAGCCAAAAGGAAAGAGTCCTCTCAGAGTTCAGagtcaaaagaaaagaaaaagaaatccGCCCTTGATGAAATAATAGAG ATGGAGGAGCAGAAGAAGAAATCTGTACGATCAGATCACTGGATTCAACCAAACATTGTAGTAAAAGTGATAACAAAAAGACTGGGGGAGAAGTATTACAAAAAGAAAGCAATGATTCGG GAGGTACAGAATAAATACACAGCCTTGGTGAAGATGCTAGACTCCGGAGACAAACTCAAACTGGACCAAAGTCATGTGGAGACGGTTATTCCAGCTCCTG GTAAGCGAGTTTTGATCCTAAATGGTCAATATAAAGATACAGAGGCCATCCTGGACGGCATTAATGAGCACAAATTCTCCGCCACCCTCACATTAGACTCT GGTCGTTTGAAAGGAAAGACGGTGGAGGGGATTCCATACGAGGACTTCTCCAAACTAGCCTGA
- the itih2 gene encoding inter-alpha-trypsin inhibitor heavy chain H2 isoform X2 — protein sequence MKPPVLLLCVLLFCQSWAFEFVIDGEWETQLSGPLDQYHQSGRHRRNILTSEEEEDFEAIQGYDITVKSYKMESRITSRFVHTTVKSSVVNSGSSAQSIGFNVQIPKRAFINNFTMNVNGITFVGSVKEKSVARKLYAQATARGKAAGIVRTNSQAMETFKTEVHVPPGSKVEFELHYQEMLQRKLGFYQHTLHIQPGRLVPLLQVDVYIFEPKGIKSVTASNTLGDQFAELTKITHTKDKAHLVFKPTVQQQRKCENCTDSAVDGTFTITYDVEREGNAGELQVSDGHFIHFFAPSDLSPLSKNIVFVIDVSGSMWGLKMKQTVEAMKAILDDLSMDDYFSVIDFNHNVRCWSEDLMPATSIQVDEAKKYIQNIKPNGGTNINEALMRAVQILTKASSRGMLNSHSVSMIILFSDGDPTVGEIKLSTIQKNVKRVMNEEFSLFSLGIGFDVDFDFLERISLDNRGVAQRIFANHDTSEQLKEFYSQVSAPLLRSITIHFPQSVVSDVTQNRFDKFFRGSELVVAGKVQPTDLTTLQSLITASAANMDLNIQTDTDIGELDSVLNTQQHSFPGFARQMWAYITVNQLLADRALAPSAIKKRLITQRIVDLAVKHQFVTPLTAMLVESQDQVMAERLIADSPKDSKYGCCSAPFNGKPPGPIVYSTPPWASTPAPKDLEESRTGPVQEKTLPGKITSVDSDPHFIIHLPKTNMDICFNIDSKPGHILNLISDTGKGITINGQLVGAKKMKNNKINTYFGTISLYSRTDGVQVIVGTNRIDLMEGRNNHSFSWGATTELMLKGMKITIVKEQQVTVTTDDGISLTVLLHRAWKKHPVQVDFLGLYMPNDNKYSSQVHGLIGQFTQEPQVKVYDVHKGADPKKKEAVMEVKGNKLAVTRGWQKDYRIDKKQGSDVYCWFVHNNGKGFIDGSYTNYILPELDSFLPSL from the exons GCTATTCAGGGCTATGACATCACTGTTAAGAGCTATAAGATGGAGAGCAGGATTACGTCACGATTCGTTCACACCACAGTCAAGAGCTCTGTGGTTAACTCCGGATCCAGTGCACAGAGCATCGGCTTCAACGTCCAAATCCCCAAACGTGCCTTCATCAACAACTTCACCAT GAACGTAAATGGGATCACATTTGTTGGGTCTGTTAAGGAGAAATCAGTTGCAAGAAAACTTTACGCTCAAGCTACAGCCCGTGGGAAAGCTGCTGGTATTGTCAG GACTAACTCTCAAGCAATGGAGACCTTTAAGACAGAGGTGCATGTTCCTCCTGGCAGCAAAGTGGAGTTTGAGCTACACTATCAAGAAATGTTGCAGAGGAAACTGGGCTTTTACCAACACACCCTGCACATCCAGCCTGGACGCCTGGTGCCTTTGCTACAA GttgatgtttatatatttgaaccCAAAGGCATTAAGTCTGTCACCGCCTCTAACACACTAGGAGACCAATTTGCAGAATTGACCAAAATCACCCACACCAAAGACAAAGCCCATTTAGTGTTTAAACCAACAGTACAGCAGCAACGTAAGTGTGAAAACTGCACAGACAGCGCTGTGGATGGCACCTTCACAATCACATATGATGTCGAGAGAGAGGGCAATGCTGGAGAACTGCAG GTGTCTGATGGTCATTTCATTCACTTCTTTGCACCATCTGATCTTTCGCCTCTCtccaaaaacattgtttttgtgATTGACGTCAGTGGCAGCATGTGGGGATTGAAGATGAAACAG aCAGTTGAGGCAATGAAGGCTATTCTGGATGATCTATCAATGGATGACTACTTCAGTGTCATAGACTTCAATCACAACGTCCGCTGCTGGAGTGAAGACCTGATGCCGGCTACCTCCATTCAGGTGGATGAGGCCAAGAAGTATATTCAGAATATCAAACCTAATGGAG GTACAAACATCAACGAGGCTCTAATGAGAGCAGTGCAGATCCTGACGAAAGCATCCAGTAGGGGCATGCTCAACTCCCATTCTGTTTCTATGATCATCCTGTTTTCTGATGGAGACCCAACAGTAG GAGAAATAAAGTTGAGCACTATTCAGAAGAACGTGAAGCGTGTGATGAATGAGGAgttttctctcttctctcttgGTATCGGCTTCGATGTGGACTTTGACTTCCTGGAGCGAATTTCCTTGGACAACAGGGGTGTCGCCCAGAGGATCTTTGCCAATCATGATACATCAGAGCAATTAAAG GAATTCTATAGCCAGGTCTCCGCTCCTCTCCTCAGGTCCATCACCATCCACTTCCCTCAGAGTGTTGTAAGCGACGTGACTCAGAACCGTTTTGACAAGTTCTTCCGTGGTTCTGAGCTTGTAGTGGCTGGAAAAGTTCAACCAACAGACCTCACAACGCTGCAAAGCTTAATCACTGCCTCTGCT GCCAACATGGACCTTAACATCCAGACAGACACAGATATTGGGGAGCTGGACTCTGTGCTCAACACACAACAGCATTCCTTCCCTGGCTTCGCTCGACAAATGTGGGCTTACATCACTGTCAATCAACTTCTAGCCGACCG CGCTCTAGCTCCTAGTGCAATTAAAAAGCGTCTGATCACCCAGAGGATTGTGGATTTGGCTGTGAAGCATCAGTTTGTGACCCCTCTGACTGCCATGCTGGTAGAAAGTCAGGACCAGGTGATGGCTGAGCGACTTATCGCCGACTCGCCCAAAGATTCCAAATATGGCTGTTGCTCAG CTCCTTTCAATGGGAAACCTCCTGGACCGATAGTCTACTCCACTCCTCCGTGGGCTTCCACACCTGCCCCCAAAGACCTTGAAGAATCCAGGACAGGACCTGTACAAGAAAAAACCCTTCCTGGGAAAATCACTAGTG TGGACAGTGATCCTCACTTTATCATTCACTTACCCAAGACCAACATGGACATCTGCTTCAATATCGACTCCAAGCCTGGGCACATCCTCAACTTGATTTCAGACACTGGAAAGG GTATTACAATCAATGGTCAGTTGGTGGGGGCTAAGAAGATGAAGaacaacaaaataaacacatactTTGGTACCATCTCCCTATACTCCAGAACAGACGGCGTGCAGGTCATAGTTGGAACAAACAGGATTGATCTGATGGAAGGCAGGAACAATCATTCCTTCTCTTGGGGAGCAACAACTGAACTGATGCTAAAAGG GATGAAGATTACCATAGTGAAGGAGCAACAGGTTACTGTGACGACCGATGATGGTATTTCATTGACAGTGCTGCTCCATCGAGCATGGAAGAAACATCCCGTGCAGGTGGACTTCCTGGGCCTTTACATGCCAAATGACAACAAATACTCCTCGCAAGTTCATGGTCTCATTG GTCAGTTTACACAGGAACCACAAGTGAAAGTGTACGATGTGCATAAAGGAGCAGATCCAAAAAAGAAAGAGGCCGTAATGGAGGTGAAAGGCAACAAACTGGCCGTCACCAG GGGTTGGCAGAAGGACTACAGAATTGACAAGAAACAAGGTTCAGATGTCTACTGCTGGTTTGTCCATAACAACGGAAAAGGCTTTATAGATGGCAGTTACACCAACTATATCCTCCCTGAGCTAGACAGCTTCTTGCCTTCTCTCTGA
- the itih2 gene encoding inter-alpha-trypsin inhibitor heavy chain H2 isoform X1: MKPPVLLLCVLLFCQSWAFEFVIDGEWETQLSGPLDQYHQSGRHRRNILTSEEEEDFEAIQGYDITVKSYKMESRITSRFVHTTVKSSVVNSGSSAQSIGFNVQIPKRAFINNFTMNVNGITFVGSVKEKSVARKLYAQATARGKAAGIVRTNSQAMETFKTEVHVPPGSKVEFELHYQEMLQRKLGFYQHTLHIQPGRLVPLLQVDVYIFEPKGIKSVTASNTLGDQFAELTKITHTKDKAHLVFKPTVQQQRKCENCTDSAVDGTFTITYDVEREGNAGELQVSDGHFIHFFAPSDLSPLSKNIVFVIDVSGSMWGLKMKQTVEAMKAILDDLSMDDYFSVIDFNHNVRCWSEDLMPATSIQVDEAKKYIQNIKPNGGTNINEALMRAVQILTKASSRGMLNSHSVSMIILFSDGDPTVGEIKLSTIQKNVKRVMNEEFSLFSLGIGFDVDFDFLERISLDNRGVAQRIFANHDTSEQLKEFYSQVSAPLLRSITIHFPQSVVSDVTQNRFDKFFRGSELVVAGKVQPTDLTTLQSLITASAANMDLNIQTDTDIGELDSVLNTQQHSFPGFARQMWAYITVNQLLADRALAPSAIKKRLITQRIVDLAVKHQFVTPLTAMLVESQDQVMAERLIADSPKDSKYGCCSATAPFNGKPPGPIVYSTPPWASTPAPKDLEESRTGPVQEKTLPGKITSVDSDPHFIIHLPKTNMDICFNIDSKPGHILNLISDTGKGITINGQLVGAKKMKNNKINTYFGTISLYSRTDGVQVIVGTNRIDLMEGRNNHSFSWGATTELMLKGMKITIVKEQQVTVTTDDGISLTVLLHRAWKKHPVQVDFLGLYMPNDNKYSSQVHGLIGQFTQEPQVKVYDVHKGADPKKKEAVMEVKGNKLAVTRGWQKDYRIDKKQGSDVYCWFVHNNGKGFIDGSYTNYILPELDSFLPSL; the protein is encoded by the exons GCTATTCAGGGCTATGACATCACTGTTAAGAGCTATAAGATGGAGAGCAGGATTACGTCACGATTCGTTCACACCACAGTCAAGAGCTCTGTGGTTAACTCCGGATCCAGTGCACAGAGCATCGGCTTCAACGTCCAAATCCCCAAACGTGCCTTCATCAACAACTTCACCAT GAACGTAAATGGGATCACATTTGTTGGGTCTGTTAAGGAGAAATCAGTTGCAAGAAAACTTTACGCTCAAGCTACAGCCCGTGGGAAAGCTGCTGGTATTGTCAG GACTAACTCTCAAGCAATGGAGACCTTTAAGACAGAGGTGCATGTTCCTCCTGGCAGCAAAGTGGAGTTTGAGCTACACTATCAAGAAATGTTGCAGAGGAAACTGGGCTTTTACCAACACACCCTGCACATCCAGCCTGGACGCCTGGTGCCTTTGCTACAA GttgatgtttatatatttgaaccCAAAGGCATTAAGTCTGTCACCGCCTCTAACACACTAGGAGACCAATTTGCAGAATTGACCAAAATCACCCACACCAAAGACAAAGCCCATTTAGTGTTTAAACCAACAGTACAGCAGCAACGTAAGTGTGAAAACTGCACAGACAGCGCTGTGGATGGCACCTTCACAATCACATATGATGTCGAGAGAGAGGGCAATGCTGGAGAACTGCAG GTGTCTGATGGTCATTTCATTCACTTCTTTGCACCATCTGATCTTTCGCCTCTCtccaaaaacattgtttttgtgATTGACGTCAGTGGCAGCATGTGGGGATTGAAGATGAAACAG aCAGTTGAGGCAATGAAGGCTATTCTGGATGATCTATCAATGGATGACTACTTCAGTGTCATAGACTTCAATCACAACGTCCGCTGCTGGAGTGAAGACCTGATGCCGGCTACCTCCATTCAGGTGGATGAGGCCAAGAAGTATATTCAGAATATCAAACCTAATGGAG GTACAAACATCAACGAGGCTCTAATGAGAGCAGTGCAGATCCTGACGAAAGCATCCAGTAGGGGCATGCTCAACTCCCATTCTGTTTCTATGATCATCCTGTTTTCTGATGGAGACCCAACAGTAG GAGAAATAAAGTTGAGCACTATTCAGAAGAACGTGAAGCGTGTGATGAATGAGGAgttttctctcttctctcttgGTATCGGCTTCGATGTGGACTTTGACTTCCTGGAGCGAATTTCCTTGGACAACAGGGGTGTCGCCCAGAGGATCTTTGCCAATCATGATACATCAGAGCAATTAAAG GAATTCTATAGCCAGGTCTCCGCTCCTCTCCTCAGGTCCATCACCATCCACTTCCCTCAGAGTGTTGTAAGCGACGTGACTCAGAACCGTTTTGACAAGTTCTTCCGTGGTTCTGAGCTTGTAGTGGCTGGAAAAGTTCAACCAACAGACCTCACAACGCTGCAAAGCTTAATCACTGCCTCTGCT GCCAACATGGACCTTAACATCCAGACAGACACAGATATTGGGGAGCTGGACTCTGTGCTCAACACACAACAGCATTCCTTCCCTGGCTTCGCTCGACAAATGTGGGCTTACATCACTGTCAATCAACTTCTAGCCGACCG CGCTCTAGCTCCTAGTGCAATTAAAAAGCGTCTGATCACCCAGAGGATTGTGGATTTGGCTGTGAAGCATCAGTTTGTGACCCCTCTGACTGCCATGCTGGTAGAAAGTCAGGACCAGGTGATGGCTGAGCGACTTATCGCCGACTCGCCCAAAGATTCCAAATATGGCTGTTGCTCAG ctACAGCTCCTTTCAATGGGAAACCTCCTGGACCGATAGTCTACTCCACTCCTCCGTGGGCTTCCACACCTGCCCCCAAAGACCTTGAAGAATCCAGGACAGGACCTGTACAAGAAAAAACCCTTCCTGGGAAAATCACTAGTG TGGACAGTGATCCTCACTTTATCATTCACTTACCCAAGACCAACATGGACATCTGCTTCAATATCGACTCCAAGCCTGGGCACATCCTCAACTTGATTTCAGACACTGGAAAGG GTATTACAATCAATGGTCAGTTGGTGGGGGCTAAGAAGATGAAGaacaacaaaataaacacatactTTGGTACCATCTCCCTATACTCCAGAACAGACGGCGTGCAGGTCATAGTTGGAACAAACAGGATTGATCTGATGGAAGGCAGGAACAATCATTCCTTCTCTTGGGGAGCAACAACTGAACTGATGCTAAAAGG GATGAAGATTACCATAGTGAAGGAGCAACAGGTTACTGTGACGACCGATGATGGTATTTCATTGACAGTGCTGCTCCATCGAGCATGGAAGAAACATCCCGTGCAGGTGGACTTCCTGGGCCTTTACATGCCAAATGACAACAAATACTCCTCGCAAGTTCATGGTCTCATTG GTCAGTTTACACAGGAACCACAAGTGAAAGTGTACGATGTGCATAAAGGAGCAGATCCAAAAAAGAAAGAGGCCGTAATGGAGGTGAAAGGCAACAAACTGGCCGTCACCAG GGGTTGGCAGAAGGACTACAGAATTGACAAGAAACAAGGTTCAGATGTCTACTGCTGGTTTGTCCATAACAACGGAAAAGGCTTTATAGATGGCAGTTACACCAACTATATCCTCCCTGAGCTAGACAGCTTCTTGCCTTCTCTCTGA